TCTCCAAAGAGAACCCCTTTATTTATCAAACAGGATATAGACATTAATTCATTGTTCTACCAGTTCGGTATCGGACTGAAATATAATGTATCAAGGCTTGTTGATATTGAAGCAAGAACCATGTACGTTATCAGTGGAGATGATGAATTTGACGGCGGCGGATGGGCAGGCCCGGATAACTATGATCCGGCTTCTTCTACTCCGAAATACAACATGCTCAACAAAAGACGTTCTGATAATATGTGGACCGTTAACTTAGGAGTTTCTTTCAAAATAGGAAAACAGCTTTCTCACCTTGCTTGGCATGATCCTCTGCAGGAAGCGTATTACAGAACCAGTGTTCTTGAAAACGCCAGTTCAGAACTTGTGGTATGCGAAAAAGGAGATGCAGATAACGACGGTGTTTGTGACGACTGGGACAGACAGCTTGATACTCCGGCAGGGGCAAGAGTGGATGGTGCCGGTGTTGCGTTAGATATGGATCTTGACGGAGTAATCGATCTATACGATAAATGCGTTACTGTTCCGGGACCTGTAGAAAATAACGGATGTCCTACGAACAAATAATGTGTAAAATGAATCATTTAATTAACTAAATAAAAAATACATTATGAAATTAAGTTTAGCAATTGTTGCACTAGCACTAACTGTTCCGGCAGTGGCCTTTGCACAAGACTCAACGGCAGTTTCTTCCAACGGAGAATATCCGAACACTTTTTCTTCGGGTTCTGCCAATGTTTCCCCATTTACAAATAAATCCAAGAGATTTAATGATTGGTCTATTTCAGCTGGTGCAGGTGTACCTTTGATTCAGTCCGCAGATTTAACATCTATAAAAAATGGTAACGGGAAAAACCTTTTCGGATATTCCGCTTATGTAAGTATTGACAAAGCTATTACACATGCGTTTGGTTTAAAATTACAATACGACAGAGGGGAAACCAGACAGGGATGGTTTAATACAAAAGATCCTGTTCCCAATAATTTACCTTACCAGCAGGTAGGTGCCAGAACACAGTATGACGCAATCTCTATTTTAGGAGACATCAACTTCTCAAATCTTTTGAGAAGAGTAGACAATCACTCTCCTTACAGATGGGCTTTACACGGTTATGCGGGTGTCGGTACAATAGCTTACAGAGCATATCAGAAAGATAAGGCAGGACAAAGAATGGTTACGGAAGTTAAACCTTTCCAGTTAGGATCAATGTTCGCTCAGGTGGGTACAGGTCTTAAATATAATGTAAGCAACAGAATTGACCTTGAAGCTCGATTGATGTACGTTGTTACGGGTGATGACGAATTCGATGGTGGAGGATCTAAATACAGCGCAATCAACCAACGCGAAGAGCAGGTTTCTGACAACTTCTTCAATGCAACATTGGGGGTTAGTATTAAACTTGGAAAACACGAATCTCACTTAATGTGGCACGACCCACTTCAGGAGATCTATTACAAACTGGATGTTTTAGCGAATAAAAATCAGGATATTGAAGTTTGTAAAAAAGGAGATGCCGACAACGATGGTGTTTGTGATGACTGGGACAGACAGCTTGACACGCCTGCAGGGGCAAGAGTGGATGGTGCTGGTGTAGCATTAGATACCGATCTGGATGGTGTTATTGACCTTTATGATAAATGTGTAACTGTTCCGGGACCTGTAGAAAATAACGGATGTCCAACAACAACAAGCGGACCGGTACAGGAAGAAACAAGAAGTCTTGAAGGAATTGAGTTTGATCTTAATTCAGACAGAATTCTACCTTCTAACACTCCGATACTGAATAACGCTGTTAACTATATCAATACTTCAACTGGAAATTATACCGTGGTAGGAGCAACCGATACAAGAGGTACTGATGCCTACAACCAGAAATTATCAGAAAGAAGAGCGAACAACGTTAAAGACTATCTTGTTAAAAACGGAGTTCAGTCAGGAAAACTTAATGCAGTAGGAAAAGGTAAGAAAGATCTTAAATATCCTGAATGTAATCCTGCAACGAAATGTCCTGAATGGAAAAACAGAGCAAACAGAAGAGTTTACTTTGAAGCCAAATAATAATAAACTTTTTAGTACATTATATAAAAGCCATGCATCGCGTGGCTTTTTTTGTTGTCATACTTTTCTTACTTTTACATGATGATTTCTCCGCAAGACTTTAAAAAATTAAAATATGAGACCCTTAAACATTTTTGGGGGTACAGTACCTTTAGAGATTCTCAGGAAGAAATTATAGATTCTCTTATCTATGGAAAAGATACGTTGGCTTTATTGCCCACAGGTGCCGGCAAATCTCTGTGCTATCAGTTACCCGCTTTGTTAAAAGAGGGAGTGTGTCTGGTAATTTCGCCTTTACTGGCATTAATGAAGGATCAGGTCAACCAGCTTAAGGCAAGACAAATTGACGCAGAATATCTGTCATCTGAATTAGATGAATTTGACGCTGAACTCATTTACAACAGATGTAAGGAAGGCCTAACTAAGTTACTGTATATTTCCCCGGAAAGATTAACCAATAGTCAGTTTTTACAGAATATTGCAGAAATTCAAATGTCTTTCATCGCAGTGGATGAAGCACACTGTATTTCTGAATGGGGGCAGGATTTCAGACCCAGCTATCAGCATATAAAAGAGTTCAGAAAAAATAATCCCGAAATTGCCTGCCTGGCTTTAACTGCAACAGCGACTCCAAAAGTTTTAGACGAAATTAAAACGAAGCTTGAATTTAAAAATCCTGAAATTTTTCAGAAAAGCTTCAGGAGGGATAATATCAAAATTTTTTCAGAAGAAGTTTCCGACAAATATCAAAGAGTTTTTGATATCCTGAAATATGCTACAAAATCAGGAATAATATATGTCCGAACCCGTAAAGACGCAGAGCAGCTTTGTGAATTTCTGCATCAAAAGCAGTTGACGAATGTTGACTATTTTCATGCAGGGTTAACTGCTAGAGAAAAAAATAATAAACAAAACATTTGGAATAACAGTGACAGAAATGTTCTGATCTCTACAAATGCATTCGGAATGGGAATAGATAAGGATAACGTCCGTTTTGTCATCCACTTCTCTCCTTCTCCCTCCATTGAAAATTATTATCAGGAAATTGGAAGAACGGGTAGAGACGGAAAAAAAAGTTTTGCTTTTCTTCTTTGGAATCAACAGGAGTTATTGAATTTCGATCAGATTCTGAAAAATCAAATTCCCAATAAAGCAGAATTTTTAAAGATCATTACTTACCTCTACTCTGTATTTCAGGTGGCTGAACACGAATTGCCAGAAAAAGTTTTTCAGTTAAATTTTAACGGAATTCAGAACTTCACGAAATTATCAAAAGCTAAGATTACGAATGTTCTCACTTTTCTTCACAATCAGGAAATCATTTATTTCAATGATAATAAAAGTCTGTCATCATTAGAACTCTTTGTAAAAGGTGATGAATTAGATCAGCTTCCAAAAAAAGATGCCTATTTTATTGAGCTTTTACTACGTTCGATTTCCGGAGCTACGACTCACAAAGTAATGTTTAGCGAACAACAGCTGAGTAATAAAATTTCCATCGATAATCATTTGATCAAAGAAAGACTGAAAGAACTTCAGCAAAAAGGTTATTTGGAATATATTGACGGAGCTTTATCCAGCATTAAATTTCTAAAACCGAGAAATGAAAGACTGATACATTCTGCCTATTGGAAATTGTTTGAGCATATTCAAAAAAATAAAATTCAGAAGTGGGAAGAAATGAAATTCTATATTGAAGACAGTCAGTATTGTAAAATGAAGCTCATTCTTTCTTATTTTGGAGAAAAAAATACAAAAAACTGTGGAATCTGCTCTGTCTGCGAAAAAAATAAGCAGTCTATTTTTGGTAAGAATATTGGTTTGGAAATCATTAATTTATTATCTAAAAAATCGGCAACCATTGAGGAATTATCTATTCAGATGACGTATCATTCCAAAGAAAATATATTGGAAAATTTAATTTACCTGTTAGATTCCGGAAAGGTAAAAATGTTGAATTTCAAGACCTACGCCTTAGCATAGGTTCCAGGTAATTTTTAATAAATAATGATTTGAATTTTTTAATTTTTAAATCTTTTAATCCTTTAATAAAGACCTTATCTTTGCACCATGAAATCATTGAAAGTAGTTTTTTTAGGAACTCCGGAGTTTGCAAAAACGTCACTGGAGGCCGTTCATCAATCTCATCATGAAGTTGTAGGTGTTGTGACCGTGGCTGATAAAGCCAGCGGGCGCGGACAGAAAATTAATCAATCACCTGTAAAAGTTTTTGCCGTTGAGAATAACCTGCCTGTTTTTCAGCCTGAAAAATTAAGAAATCCTGAATTTCTCGAAGAATTAAGAAAGCTGAATGCGGATGTTTTTATTGTGGTTGCCTTCAGAATGATGCCTAAAGTATTATTTGAAATGCCAAAAATGGGAACTTTCAACCTCCACGCTTCTTTACTACCCGATTACAGAGGCGCAGCGCCTATTAATTATGCAGTCATTAACGGTGAAGAAAAGACAGGTGCCACGACTTTCTTTATCAATGAAAAAATAGACGAAGGAAATATTCTATTACAGGAAGAAATCCCGGTGCTGGAAGACGAAAATGCAGGCCATCTTCACGACAGATTAATGGAAATGGGTTCAAAACTGGTGGTTAAAACATTAAATGGACTGGCTGAAAACTCAATTACAGAAAGACCTCAGCCGCACGTTGAACATCCGAAAAATGCCTATAAGATCTTTAAAGAAGATACAAGAATCGATTGGACTAAAACCTCAAAAGAAGTTCACCAGTTTATTTTGGGAATGTCTCCTTATCCGGCAGCTTTCACCACATTAAAAATTAATGAGGAAGACAAAGGATTAAAAATATTTGGCGGAAAATTTGAAATTCTAAACCACGGAAAAACCGTCGGAAGCTTAGAAATCTCTAAAAGCGAATTTAAGATCTACACTCAGGACGGCATTTATTATCCTATAGAATTACAATTAGAAGGAAAGAAAAGAATGAATATCAAAGATTTTCTGAATGGTTTCAGAAGTTTTGAAGAAATAAAAATGGCTTGATTTTTCAAGCCATTTTTTATGTGAATTGTGAATTGTGAATTTTGCTTCGCAAGTGAATTTAAAAACGTATCAAAAAAATTGATAACGAAGTTTATTCACCATTCACATTTTATAGTTGAACCAACTCCGTCACCTCAACATCATATCCTCCTACCTGAGGTTTGATATCCGGATTTTGAGTGATTACTTTAAACTTATTAATTCCAAGATTCTTAAGGATCTGTGTTCCGATTCCATAATCTCTGTAATTGAAAGCAGCTGTCGGATGCTTTTGCTGCCCATCCTGATGATTGATGAACTGCTGTAGCTTTCTCAACGTATTTTCAGAATTTGAAACATTATTAATGAAAATAATAGCCCCTTTCCCTGCCTCATTCACCATATTGGTCACTTTCTCCAATAATGGCTTTTCTCCGTTGTTCAGCCTGGTCAAAACGTCAAAATAAGAATCAGAAGACTGAACTCTCACCAAAACAGGCTCATCAACTGTCCAAGTTCCTTTTGTTAAAGCAAAATGGATCTGATCATTAGATGTTTCTCTAAAAGCGAAGAAATCAAAATCACCATAAGCAGTTTTCACTTTTCTGTCTTCCAGTCTTTCGATCAAATTGCCTTTTTTAAGCTGATAATGAATTAAATCTTCAATAGATACAATTTTCATATCGTGCTTTTGAGCCAAAACTTGAAGATCCGGCAAACGAGACATAGAACCGTCTTCATTCATGATCTCACAGATCACCCCTCCTTCCTTTAAACCGGCAAGACAAGTAAGATCAATCGCAGCTTCCGTATGCCCTGCTCTTTTCAAAACACCTCCTTTTTTAGCACGAAGCGGGAAAATATGTCCGGGTCTCATAAAATCTGTCGGTTTGGATTTTTCATCCATCAAAGCTAAAATAGTTTTTGCTCTGTCGCCCGCAGAAATCCCTGTAGACGTACCGTTTCCAAGAAGGTCAACCGATACCGTAAAAGCTGTTTCTTTCGGATCGCTGCTTCTGCTAACCATCACTTCAAGCCCCAATTCGTCGCATCTTTTTTCAGGAAGTGGCATACAGATTAGCCCTCTGCCGTGAAGTGCCATGAAATTGATGATCTCAGGTGTTGTAAGTTCAGCAGCACAAAGAAAATCACCTTCATTTTCTCTGTCCTCATCATCTACTACTATGATTATTTTACCATTTTTAAGGTCTTCAATAGCCTCCGGAATGGTATTTAATTTAATATCAGACATTTTTACTTTTTAAATTTTTGTAAAGATACTCATAAAAATAAGCATCCTCCAATTAATATAAATGGTTTGTATTTGAATCTAAATTTCAACAATAAAAGTTTCTAAAATTTATTTTACACATAAGACGCATGAGATTAGTGGCCAACTTTGAAAAAATTGAGAACAAATAAGTTTAAAAATCTTTGATTTTTCATTCTTATATGATCCATTACTATTTTTTTTTATTTCTTAGAGGCTGTTTAAATTTTATTGCCAAAAATTTTTATAGCTATTTTGAGATGGATTTTTTGCTTCGTGTTTGCAGATCTAGCGGGCTAAATCAAAAATAGGAAGTGAAAAATACGCTCAAAAGAGCATCAAAATGGAGCAAAGATCAACTTCATTAAGGACAATAAATAAAACGGTAAAATTTTAAACAGGCTCTTACTCTACTATGACTTATATGTAAAAATTCTATTGGTGTTGATTTTTAACTAAATAATGAATCTTTTGCTTTTCTAATAATTTCGTAAGATGCCAATCTTTTCTGATGATCGTAAATGTGAGAATTAATCATTAATTCATCCACATTGTACTTTTCCTGAAAATTTTTCAGCATTTCTTCAATTTCAGATTGATCTCCTATAAAAGTATATCTCAGTTTCTGTAAAACCATAGATCTTTCCATTGGTGACCAGATATCGTCCATATTATCCACGGGCGGAGCAAAAGGTTTTCTGTCGTTTCTGACGATATTAATAAAAGCCTGGAATAAAGTCGTTGACATTTTATGTGCTTCTTCAGACGTTTCAGCGGCAATTCCGTTCACACAGGCGATGATATAAGGTTGAGCCAGATATTTTGAAGGTTCAAAATTCTGTCTGTAAATACTGAAAGCCATTTCCATCTGTTCCGGAGCAAAATGTCCTGCAAAAGCGTAAGGAAGACCCAATTCCGCAGCTAAATAAGCGCTGTCTGTACTCGATCCTAAAATATACAACGGAATATCCAAGCCTTCTCCCGGAATCGCACGCACCAGCGCGTCACGGTTTTCTTTGGAGAAATATTTTTGTAATTCCAAAATCTGTCTCGGAAACTGTTGATTGATCATTGCTGCGTTTCTTCCCAAAGCCTGAGCCGTTAGACCATCTGTTCCGGGCGCTCTTCCTACCCCAAGATCAATTCTTCCGGGAAAAAGAGATTCCAGAGTTCCGAATTGTTCGGCAATGACTAATGAACTGTGATTAGGAAGCATAATTCCTCCCGATCCTACTCTTATTTTTTTTGTTCCGTTGGCGATAAAACCAATCAGAACCGAAGTTGCAGAGCTGGCAATACTTTCCATATTATGATGCTCGGCCAACCAGAATCTTTTATAATCTAAATTTTCAGTATGGTTTGCTAAAGATAAACTGTCCTGAAATGTATCGTGAATCGTTTTATCCTGTTTTACAGGTGCAAGATCCAACACCGATATTTCGAAATTTTTCATATTTTAAAATTTAGGTCTAAAAACCAAGCAAATGTAAGGCTAATAAATTGCATTAGTTACTTTTTGTAATTGATAGGATGGATTGCCTAGTTCAGAAAAAAACTATCGAAAAATTATGGCTATTCAGAATGACTTCGCATCTATAGAAAAAGAATTAGCGGTAGATACAGAGACTTTAAATATTATTTTAGTCATAAAACATCAGTACAAAGTTTCTGTAGAAGAAGCGGTTACAGAATCCATGAATATTCACGATACATATATAAAAGAATTTGTAGAATTACAAAATAACCTACCCGATTTCGGTTCCGTGCAAAAAAATATAGAACGTTTTGTTCATAATATGGCACTTATGATTTCAGGATTAGGCGCTTGGTATCATAAAGGAAGTTCTACCCGATATAAAACTCCTGGCGAATTCCCAAAACCAGAATACGGCTTATCATTATAAAAAATGATAAATTTTTGATTCAATGCTTAAGAAGGGATTCAGTTTTATACTGAATCCTTTTTTGTAATTTTGAGTATGAAAATAGCGACTTTAAATATTGACTGGGCAAGGAAAAAAACGTCAGCAAAAATCGAAGAGTTTCTTAATCAGTTTGATTTCGACTTTCTTATTTTAACAGAAGCTATTGATCTTGATCTTAAAAATTTTAACCATAAATATCTTTGCTCACAAATTCCTGAAAATATTATTTACGAAAATCTTAATTACACGGAATATCTGAAAGGTGAAAAGGCATTCCGAACTATTTTATATTCTAAAATTCCTTGTTCAAAAAAACATTCTGTAACCGATGGCAAAACCAATCTCGCGTTGGAGTTTGAAACAGAGTTAGGAAATATTATAATTTATTGTACAATTGTTGGAACTTGGTTTAATCGAAAACCTTTTGTTAATAATGAATTGTACAATACCATTCAGGATTGCAGAAAAATTTATTCAATGAATAAAAATCTTTTTATTGTTGGAGATTTAAATACATCATTCAGAAAAGGAGAAGAAAGTTTTTCGATTAATTCTAAAACCACAAAATCCTTAAAAGATCTTTTTGAAGATTTAAATTTGATTAACTCTACTGTAGAAATTGAAGAAAATATCGATCATATTATTATTCCAAAGGCTTTTATGAATAATATTACTGAAACCAAAACTTTTGTTGATAAGAATCTTCTAAGTGATCATAAAGGAGTTTTTGTTTCTATTTAATACGTAAAATATAAAAAATGGCAAGAAATATAGAAATCTATACATTCAACAAAGAAAATGCTAAAGAAAATTTATTACCCTTGATTAGTGATACCATTTTGCACAAAAAATCTTTTTCTCAGTTTTTGAATGAAAGAAAAAATGAATTCGAAAATAATTTCAATATTTCTAAAAACAAAATTGCCAAAGCAATTTCAACTGATATTAACTACATTCAACCAGAAGATTTATTGGAAATAATATTTTTCCTTGATGAAGAAATTAAGTATAATAAAGATATTTTGGAAAAAGATATCGAAAAGTACGGAGTAAATCTGTTGTATGAAATACCCACAGTACGTTATAGTTATATGTATCAATACAGCAATTACACAAATTATTATCCCATCGAAGAGATTACGGATAATGATTATTATGGATATAATATTTCTGCTGTAGATTTTTTGAAATTCAACGATTATATGATTCTTCTTACTAGAAAAATATTAGATAGCAGAATGAATGGATATGATTATAGCGAAAAAGACTTTACGGATCTTGAAAAAAAAGTACTCGAAATTATAAATTATCAGTTTAAAGACGCTGACGGACTTCACAAAATCATAGAAGAAGAAATTCTCTACCTCAGAAATAGCGTAGATAACGAAGATAATAATGATGCAACACAAATCGTTTGGTGCGCATCAGAATTTTTTTCGAAATCCGTACTAATGCGGGAAAAAATTGATCTTCAGAATAGAGTTGTTATTCTGGATTATTGATAAAAATTCACTCAGTCTTATTTTTCTCCTTCTGATAATTAAAATGATTAATCAAAATTCTGATTTCATTAAATTCAAAATTACTTGGCAATATATTTTTCCATTCCGTTAAGGTTTCTTTCGGGTCTTTGTAGAAAATTTCTTCAAAAGCTTTGATCTTATCAGAAGTAATCACTCTGGAAATATCCAGCAAACCTTGCTCTGCAAATTTCGCCAGATGCCCAATTACCGTTTCCTTTACCAAGCCTCTTTCCAACGCAATTTCGGCAATGGTTTTTCCTTGTTCAAATAATTGAAAAGTAAGAACCTGAGACGGAACTTTTGCAATTTTCATGCTGACTTCCTTATCATTCTTTTCATCTAAAAGTTTAGTTTCCAACAAATGAATTTCTTTTAAACTATTTAAATATTCTTCAATATCTTCCAGCCAGACACGGAAATCTTCATTATACTGTTTCAACCCTTTTGCGCCTTTAATTTCCGCATAAAACTCTTTCAGCGGACTGAAAACTTTATCTTTAATTTCGGTAAAAAAGAAATTAACCGCTCCTTTTGTTTTGCTTTCAATATCAGACCATTCTTCATTCTGATTAATGAAATTATTCACCTTCTGAGAAATTACTCTTTCTAATTTTTCAAAGATTTTCCCCAGATTCACGACCTCATGTCTGAGCTGTCCATACAACTGTTTCGCTTTAAGATGATCTATACTTTTGGTAACAATAGACCGGTTATTCCAATCTTCAAGTTCTTTCAGAAACCATAGACAATCTATGGTACGAAGTACTTTTCTAATGCTGTAGTCGTATTTTTCTTTATTTAAAATGGCTTCAACATTATCGTTGGCGTGCGTCTCACCCTGAAATTTGAGAATTCTGTTATCTTTAAAAATAACTTCAGGGGTAATTTTAGATTTTAAGACAATCCCTTCCAGCGTTCGACAACGCGACAAGGCAACGTAAACCTGACCAGCTGTAAAACTTTTCCCGGCATCAATAATTACTTTATCAAAAGTCAATCCCTGACTTTTATGAATGGTCACTGCCCAAGCCAGTTTGATCGGAAACTGCTCGAAGCTTCCCAAAACTTCTTCTTTAATATTTTTATCGGTATCCAGAAAATATTTTTTCTGTTCCCAAACTTCACGTTTTACGGTAATTTCCCGGTCACTTCCATCAAGAATTACTTTAATTTCATTCTCATCCAACGCAGAAATTTCACCTAATTTTCCGTTGAAATATTTTTTTTCACCGGAAATGTCGTTTCGGATAAACATTACCTGAGCGCCCATTTTCAGATCTAAAAACTGCTCGTTCGGAAACTGATTTTCTTTAAATTCACCAAAAAGCTTCGCTTCATAACTTCGGGCGTCCACTTTTATTTCAGCTAATTTCTCCTGGTTGATCTCGTCCGCCATTTTATTGTGTGAACACAGATAAACGTAAGAATCGGTTCCCATTTCGAAATCGGGATTATATCTTTCATTCAAATGATTAAAATCGATATTGGCAACATCACCATCACGAATAGCATTTAAAATTTCAAGGAATTCCTGATCGGTCTGGCGATAAACTTTGGTTAATTCAATTGTAATTAACGGAATATCTTTGATCGCATGGCTGTCGAAAAAGAAAGGCGAATTGTAATACATTTTTAATATATGCTCATCTCTCACCACCGGCGGAAGCTGATACAAATCTCCGATGAACAACATCTGAACACCGCCAAAACGCTGATTATTTCTTCGGATAAAACGTAAGGAAAAATCCATCATATCCAAAACATCAGAACGCAGCATGGAAACCTCATCGATAATAAGAATTTCCACTTCCCTTAAAAGCTTCAGTTTATCTTTTCGATATTTGAAATGGGGCATCAGATCGGCAATATTATTTGCCAAACTGGTATCTATCCTGTCGGTTGTCGGTAAAAATGTTCTCAGCGGCAAACCAAACATCGAGTGAATAGTAACTCCTCCCGCATTAATCGCAGCAATGCCCGTAGGCGCTACCACAATATGCTTTTTGCGGGTATGCTTCACAAAATCATTAAGAAAAGTAGTTTTTCCTGTCCCTGCTTTTCCTGTTAAAAATACACTTCGGTTGGTATGCTCTAATAAGTCAAAAAAATGATTGTTCATCGCTTCCAAAATTACGGAAAATGAATTGTATTTTTCTATCTTGGCACAAGATTTGAAAATTCTTGTTGAGAAAAAACATTATTATGAAAAATTTATTTCTAAAAATACCCGCTTTAGTATTATGTACAGCGTTAACGGCAATGTCTTGTAACAGCACAGCCAATGCAAATACCAATTTGCCAAAAGATATTTCTGAAAGACCTGCCGATGCAGACAGTCAAAAATACGATCAGGCTCAGCTTGATAAACTGAAAAATGAAATAGAAACCGAAATCGGGAAAGAAAAATGTACGGAGGCTACCGTGAACGACTGGAAGCCTGTAGCAATGGGAGCAAAAGCCTGTGGTGGACCAAAATATTACATCGCTTATCCGTCAAAAATGGAAGCTTCAATTTTACCGAAAATTGAAAATTACAACAACAAAGAAAAAGAATTCAACAAAAAATACAACATCATTTCCGATTGTTCTTTTATAGGAGAACCTGTGGGAGTAAGATGTATCAACGGAAAAGCAGAGGTTGTTTATCCCGTTCAATAATAGATTTCGGAAAGGAGTTTAAATAAAAAAGGATAAAAAAAAGCTTTATCAAAATATGATAAAGCTTTTTTTGTGTCAATTGTCAATTTCTACGAGTCAATAGTGAATTTTTAGCCACTCAAAAATTGACCATTCACTATTTACATATAATTATTCTACAACGTCTTTTACGTTTTCTTTGTACCAAGAAGAATATTTCACATAATTATCGGCAATTCTATTCACCTCACCTTCTAACAGCTGTGAATTGATATCCTTAATTTTTCTCGCCGGAACACCGCCCCAAACTTCGCCAGATTTAATATGAGTTCCCTGCGTCACCACAGAACCGGCACCAACAATCGAGTTTTCTTCCACCAAACAATCATCCATAACAATCGCTCCCATCCCAATCAGAACATTATCCTGAATTGTACATCCGTGAACAATTGCATTGTGCCCTATGGATACATTATTTCCAATATTTAAAGGATATTTTTGATACGTGCAGTGCAGCATCGCATTATCCTGAACATTCACTTTATTGCCCATTTTAATATAATGAACATCCCCTCTTATCACCGCATTGTACCAAACGCTACAGTCTCTTCCCATCGTAACATCTCCGATAATCGTAGCTGTTTCTGCCAAAAAAGTATTTTCCCCAATCTGAGGTGATTTGCCTAAAAGTTCTTTTATAAGTGCCATATTTTTTAATTTGATAATTTGATAATGAGCTAATTTGAAGATTAAATCTTGAAATCACAAATTGTAAATTACAGTGATAGCGAAAATCTAACTTCCAACTTCTAGCTTCTAACTTCTAAATCCGTATTTTTGTATCTCAAATTTAACGAAAAAATGCATACTATACTTATAGAACCAACCGAAAACCCGAAAGTGATAAAATTTGTAGCAGATTACAATTTGATTCCGGGGTCTTTGGAGTTGGACAGAGAGTCAGATATTTCAGAAATCCCTTTAGCACAGGAGCTTTTCAATTATCCGTTTGTGGAAAGAATTTTCATTACGGCTAATTTT
The sequence above is a segment of the Chryseobacterium sp. MYb264 genome. Coding sequences within it:
- a CDS encoding OmpA family protein, with the translated sequence MKLGLLLLAALPIATYAQDSIAVSSTNEYPNTFSSGSANVQPFNNKARRFNDWSVSIGGGGAFMVHSDLKSIHDKKVNWGYNAYVSIDKQITHTFGLSLIYQRGETTQKGQLEGAAGLAAGVATAKTKYNQFALMGDVNFSNFLRRVDNHSPYRWALHGYAGIGIMGYDTSLYDNDQYRYSNSPKRTPLFIKQDIDINSLFYQFGIGLKYNVSRLVDIEARTMYVISGDDEFDGGGWAGPDNYDPASSTPKYNMLNKRRSDNMWTVNLGVSFKIGKQLSHLAWHDPLQEAYYRTSVLENASSELVVCEKGDADNDGVCDDWDRQLDTPAGARVDGAGVALDMDLDGVIDLYDKCVTVPGPVENNGCPTNK
- a CDS encoding OmpA family protein, yielding MKLSLAIVALALTVPAVAFAQDSTAVSSNGEYPNTFSSGSANVSPFTNKSKRFNDWSISAGAGVPLIQSADLTSIKNGNGKNLFGYSAYVSIDKAITHAFGLKLQYDRGETRQGWFNTKDPVPNNLPYQQVGARTQYDAISILGDINFSNLLRRVDNHSPYRWALHGYAGVGTIAYRAYQKDKAGQRMVTEVKPFQLGSMFAQVGTGLKYNVSNRIDLEARLMYVVTGDDEFDGGGSKYSAINQREEQVSDNFFNATLGVSIKLGKHESHLMWHDPLQEIYYKLDVLANKNQDIEVCKKGDADNDGVCDDWDRQLDTPAGARVDGAGVALDTDLDGVIDLYDKCVTVPGPVENNGCPTTTSGPVQEETRSLEGIEFDLNSDRILPSNTPILNNAVNYINTSTGNYTVVGATDTRGTDAYNQKLSERRANNVKDYLVKNGVQSGKLNAVGKGKKDLKYPECNPATKCPEWKNRANRRVYFEAK
- a CDS encoding RecQ family ATP-dependent DNA helicase; its protein translation is MMISPQDFKKLKYETLKHFWGYSTFRDSQEEIIDSLIYGKDTLALLPTGAGKSLCYQLPALLKEGVCLVISPLLALMKDQVNQLKARQIDAEYLSSELDEFDAELIYNRCKEGLTKLLYISPERLTNSQFLQNIAEIQMSFIAVDEAHCISEWGQDFRPSYQHIKEFRKNNPEIACLALTATATPKVLDEIKTKLEFKNPEIFQKSFRRDNIKIFSEEVSDKYQRVFDILKYATKSGIIYVRTRKDAEQLCEFLHQKQLTNVDYFHAGLTAREKNNKQNIWNNSDRNVLISTNAFGMGIDKDNVRFVIHFSPSPSIENYYQEIGRTGRDGKKSFAFLLWNQQELLNFDQILKNQIPNKAEFLKIITYLYSVFQVAEHELPEKVFQLNFNGIQNFTKLSKAKITNVLTFLHNQEIIYFNDNKSLSSLELFVKGDELDQLPKKDAYFIELLLRSISGATTHKVMFSEQQLSNKISIDNHLIKERLKELQQKGYLEYIDGALSSIKFLKPRNERLIHSAYWKLFEHIQKNKIQKWEEMKFYIEDSQYCKMKLILSYFGEKNTKNCGICSVCEKNKQSIFGKNIGLEIINLLSKKSATIEELSIQMTYHSKENILENLIYLLDSGKVKMLNFKTYALA
- the fmt gene encoding methionyl-tRNA formyltransferase, encoding MKSLKVVFLGTPEFAKTSLEAVHQSHHEVVGVVTVADKASGRGQKINQSPVKVFAVENNLPVFQPEKLRNPEFLEELRKLNADVFIVVAFRMMPKVLFEMPKMGTFNLHASLLPDYRGAAPINYAVINGEEKTGATTFFINEKIDEGNILLQEEIPVLEDENAGHLHDRLMEMGSKLVVKTLNGLAENSITERPQPHVEHPKNAYKIFKEDTRIDWTKTSKEVHQFILGMSPYPAAFTTLKINEEDKGLKIFGGKFEILNHGKTVGSLEISKSEFKIYTQDGIYYPIELQLEGKKRMNIKDFLNGFRSFEEIKMA
- the ribB gene encoding 3,4-dihydroxy-2-butanone-4-phosphate synthase → MSDIKLNTIPEAIEDLKNGKIIIVVDDEDRENEGDFLCAAELTTPEIINFMALHGRGLICMPLPEKRCDELGLEVMVSRSSDPKETAFTVSVDLLGNGTSTGISAGDRAKTILALMDEKSKPTDFMRPGHIFPLRAKKGGVLKRAGHTEAAIDLTCLAGLKEGGVICEIMNEDGSMSRLPDLQVLAQKHDMKIVSIEDLIHYQLKKGNLIERLEDRKVKTAYGDFDFFAFRETSNDQIHFALTKGTWTVDEPVLVRVQSSDSYFDVLTRLNNGEKPLLEKVTNMVNEAGKGAIIFINNVSNSENTLRKLQQFINHQDGQQKHPTAAFNYRDYGIGTQILKNLGINKFKVITQNPDIKPQVGGYDVEVTELVQL